A region of the Ovis canadensis isolate MfBH-ARS-UI-01 breed Bighorn chromosome 22, ARS-UI_OviCan_v2, whole genome shotgun sequence genome:
ggatgtaagagctgaactataaagaaagctgagccacaaagaactgatgcttttgaactgtggtgtttgagaagactcttgagagtcctttggactgcgaggagatccaacttgtccatcctaaaggaaatcagtcccaaatatttgttggaaggactgatgctgaagctgaaactccaatactttggccaactgatgtgaagaactgattcactggaaaagaccctggcgGGAAAAGATTGAAGTAGAGAGgcgaaggggacggcagaggatgaggtggttggatggcatcactgactcaatggaccggaatttgagtaaactccagcagttgatgatggacagggaggcctggcatgctgcagtccatggggttgcaaagagttggacatgacgactgaactgatagtgatATATAAGATCCAGAAATGTTTGCAGTTATGTGTGGGAGAATAAATTATAACAATATGATGATAATAACAGTCTCAATCATGAGCAAAATAGACCAAATTATGACTTCTTTTGCtgatatttgcattttctttccatttgccAGCTCTCAAACACCTATGGCCCTGTGTTCACAGTGTATTTTGGCTTGAGGCCTGCTGTTGTGTTGCATGGATATGAAGCAGTGAAAGAAGCCTTAATTGATCAGGGAGAAGAGTTTTCTGGAAGAGGCAATCCCCCAATGTCTCAAAGAGTTAATAAAGGATATGGTAGGTGCACATGTGCACGTGTCCAACATTGgtaatgggggtggggagaatggaAAAGAGGAATTTGAAGAGCCCCTCAGCAGAGCTTGGTCGATCTCTGAGGCTGCCAAGTGTCAGCTCGCTCCTCCTTCTCTAGGGCCTCCCTCCTAGTCTCTGTTTCCCATCCTGGCAGGAATCATTTTCAGCAACGGGAAGAGATGGAAGGAGACCCGGCGCTTCTGCCTCATGACCCTGCGGAATTTCGGGATGGGGAAGAGGAGCATCGAGGACCGCGTTCAAGAGGAAGCGCGCTGCCTGGTGGAGGAATTGAGAAAAACGAACGGTGGGTGATTCTGTGCTCTGTAATTCTGACCTCAGCAGACcgctctcttctccagggatgcCCATGGAAACATTTCAGGGGCGGCCACATCTTTCATATGGTTCATGGCTTTCAGCCCTCccatggagaagagagagaggagaggagagcccAGAGGGCTTTTGTGTATCTATGCTTGTTGTGTGTGTACACCCAGGATGGAGAATATAGTGTGGATTAAAGGTCATTGAATCCTattctgttttgaaatttttgttttcagatCATTAGGACATGAAGGTAAGGGGTTTTGAgtctccttttttgtgtgtgtgtgtgtgttagagagcattttttcccctcataGTGTCAGTGTGGGTTATCTATTCCAGAACATTTCATCAGGGAATACTTGTCAAGTGGACACGGTGGGAATGAATTCATCATGCCCCTCTGGAGGGCATGTGCTTTCACTTAATTGGCCTGTATTTGTATGGTCAACCTTACTCAGATGTCTGAGGGTTTCTTCAGACACTCACTGCCTACAGTTCTAGCCAGTAATGATACTTTTCTATGGTTTTAATTACTTAGGTATCCTTCAGTGCAGGCCTCATCTATTGTGATTTCCCTGTAAACaactgttttaaaattatcagCTTGAGTTATTTAATGTTGCTTCTAAGTTACAGTATTGTTTTATGAATTCTAAGAAATAGATGCTATAGAGTAATcctaaaatttacaaaaatacgaggttataaaatgatttatttggATTTCAGCCTGCCTTCCTTATTAGTTGCTTCCAACTTCAACTTTCTCTTTACATTTATCTTCCCTCccttactggtaaagaatctgcctgcagtgttggagacctgggttcagtccctgggttgggaagatcccctggagaagggagaggctacccactccagtgttctggcctagagaattccatggactgtatagtccatggagttgcaaaaagtcggacatgactgagagactttccctttccctttcccatattttgtattttccatattttatgaTACTTTCACATCTAGGAAGGCCTTGCAGACCTGGGAAGCAACTGCCTCTCCCAGGGTTAGTTAATCCTGAGATAGAGCATCACATCTTTTCTATGagcatgtcttttattttcaagcCAACCATCCAGAGCCCATACTTTCCAGATACCTACTTTATGAAACCCTCACACACCAAGCCAATATTCTCCCTGCCCTAAATCAACCCAAGGCATTATGGGACAACCAGGGACCATCCCTACtgcctagctgctgctgctgctgctgctgctaagtcactccagtcgtgtccgactctgtgtgactccatagacagcagcccaccaggctcctctgtccctgggattctccaggcaagaacactggaatgggttgccatttccttctccaatgcatgaaagtgaaaagtgaaagtgaagtcgctcagccttgtccgactctttgagaccccatggactgtaatctactaggctcctccatccatgggattctccaggcaagagtactggagtgggttgccattgccttctccctactgCCTAGAGCCCTCGGAAATTATCCAAACTATCCATTCCTAAAGTTAGTTAGCATACTGACCCCACCTTGCTCATTTCTTCCGTGAAACCCCTATGAAAGCTCTGCTCCATGCTCTCTCCTGACTAATCTTGGTGCTTCCCCATGTGGCCCTGTGTGGTATACCCCTCCTCTTGGGAACAAACTATCTTCCCTATGGCTATCATCTCCTGATCTGTTGACCTCATcatgtgaataaaaataaaaccccaagTACGTTTTAAAACAACTGGATTTGGGATTAAAACTCTTAGGGTAATTTTTCACCCTTACTGCTAGATGTACTGATTTATGAAGTGCAAATTATCTGCTTTGTAACTCTTCCTCTCCAGTGACGTGAcaggaaagattaaaaatcagGTTGTAGTTGCCACACACATGGACATTTCATTTTaacctttgtttttgctttgtgatTGAAGTTTGAAATGAAGAattcttacttttattttagGCAAACAAATCTTTGAGTTTGCAGTTTGTTTGTGTTACTTTTTCTTCTCATACAGTGTGGATGACTTTTACTCATTTTTCCATCAAACACCTGAATTTTTCCATAATCTTTCTCTCTTAAATCTCTTCCTCTCCTGTTCCTACCAGTCATTCCTTCaactatttattatatataaaaggtTCCCAGGttcctaaatattttttccttcttacaCCAGTGCTTAATTATCTAGCTTACCAGACAGATATGATTCTGTACTGATAGataacttgaatttttttttaaccggacctttaaatttttttttttttccgttctTCAAAACAACCAGCAATTTGGCTCAAGGCAGTAAAGTAAATGGAGATTTTGGAAACAAGTTATTAAACAAACTAGGATGGAGGAATTCCTTGTTGACTgaatggttaggattctgggcccTCTCTCTGCCATGGGCCCAGGTTCAGTTTGTGGTTGCTGAGCTAAGATCCCTAAAATTGTGCAGTCCagctaaaaagttaaaaaaaaagatctgttaAACAAGCAAGGATGGTATGGTCAATTCATGTTAAAGGCAATAATGATGTATTTTAAGCATAGTTAAATTTTTGCTGATAAGGGAATCTCTATGTAGATGTTGATTCAGAGATTCTAAAATTATCTGTTATCCACAgcaaagttttatatttatattttaacagtGTTTCATAAATCTTTTCCATTCTTTAGGGTCACCCTGTGATCCCACTTTCCTGCTGGGCTGTGCTCCCTGCAATGTGATCTGCTCCATTATTTTCCAAAATCGGTTTGATTATACAGATCAGAATTTTCGTAACTTGCTAGAGAAATTTAATGAAAATCTCCGGATTGTGAGCTCCCCATGGATACAGGTGAGGTCATGCGCCTTTTTTTCTGAGAAGTCATCTGTGTTCTTTTCTCTGACAAGTTCATAATTCAGTATGGGCCAAGCTGTGAAGAGAATGTTTGAAAATTGAACATTTTGGATATTACAATGTGGCAACTGGGAATCCAATTTTCccctctttgttttgttttttagtttgatatagtttctgtttgtttgtttgacttttgCAAGCTGtagctattcatttatttagtgaCTTTTCTAAACTGTTTTGgcacaatctctctctctctctctctctttttttggtctAGTGTGGTTGCTGAAATTTCTGTTCCTTTAGCTTATTATGTTCAGCTAGTATTTAAATAGAGTTTTTTGATTTttggtgtttctttttgttttttagaaattgaataaaatattctttaaattctatagtgctttacaattttcagaAGTTTCACACACAAGATTTCATATAATCGCATAAAACCCCTTTTCCCCCTCACTACCCTTGTATTGCCCCTccgtcctctcctctccctctatAGCTTGTTttcatatctgtgagtctgtggaTAGCAATGTCATTGAATGTGAGGATCCTAAGAAAAGAAAGGTGAGACAAAGAGATGGAGATAGAgcggaagggaggaaagaagaaagggagaaagcgAGGAAATAAAGGGAAGGAAATGACTTCTAGATTTGtccttgtgtgcttagttgctcagtcatgtctgagtctttgtgatcccatggactgtacctgcgaggctccttcgtccatgggatttcccaggctttTCCCAGTATCCTGGCTTTTCCTAGGGATTTCCCAGTATCTCAAGGatactgtggtgggttgccatttccatctccaggggatcttcctgacccagggatggaacttttgcattggcaggtgggttctcttaccactgagccgcctgggaatcTCTTAGCCAGGTTATTTTCAACTTTGCCTTGGTCTTCGCTTGTTACTTGCACTCAGCCTAGAGATCAGCCAGAGGTGATAGCTTAGTCTCTTCTCAGGTCTTTTCTTAGCAGATGTCCTGCCCTGGGCATGTGTATAGCTTTCTAAATTCCTCAGTATACATGGGTGCTTTTGAATGTCCTAATTTCTTAAAGGCACTCCCTCCCCAGCTAGTCTTTCTGGAGTTTGGTGCTCTGTTGTGTACCTTAACTGTAACCTTTTGCTCCAGGCAACTGTGGGCTTTTCATTAATCTTGCCAGGTCTTTGAGACATCCGTACTGTGTTTCCACCCTAAGTTCCAAGTCAGATGAAACAAAAACAAGTGCCTGTCTCAGTGCCTCAGGCGGCCCCAGACAGGTCAGAACACAGATACACAGCTCTTTGTTAGTGAGGTCTGCTCTGGTACCACCAGAATGAGGAACCAGGCTCCCGTACCACAAGCTGCCCTTGTTAAGGCCACTGCCAAGGAAGGAGGTGGGACAAGGAGAAAAAACAATAACAGATCTTTTCTGCTGTTTTTAAGTTGTCTTATCTTTGTTATCAACATTTATGTGATTGCTGTAAACCTTGGTGCTCTAGAGTTCTGACAAGTTGATTCTGATAGTTTCTGCCTAATTTTCTGACACTTTTTAAAAGTGGGATAGGCCTTTTGAGTTGTCTATGGCATCATTTTTGCTGATGTTATTCTAAGTGAAAGTTTGAACGTAACAGTCCTGCCTTAGTGTCATAATGTAAACATCTGGGAGAGGTGGCTGTGcctttattttacaaagaaaagaaaagcctgaATATAAAGCTGGAATTCAAGACTCTTGCCTCCCTGGCCAGTGGTTTTTTCCACTACCCTACCAAAATCCAGTTTCCATAAACTACTTTGGTGACTGCCCCAAAAGCATGCCCACAGCATTCAGTGAACGTCCAGGCCCTTACTGGAAGGTTTCCATCATGCACAGGCTTGTCCTCCAATCACACTTAGTGATTTCCTCATCACATTACTTAGCAGAAATATCCTACTTTAGGAAGAAAGAGAATATCTTtttcagagaggaagaaagtttGTGAGCAGAGATGCCACCGGGAACACTGACCAGGGCAGGGGTGTTTGATGCTTTAGTTGGTATCCTAGCTGACCAGGTGATTGGGCTTGGAATGATAAAACTTCCAAACTTCCTTAACCTCtgtcctcatctacaaaatgtgCATCATAGTAATTCATGTTACTCTATATTTCAAGGTTGTAAAGaagaattaatttagaaaaagagagaatTGACATAAAAATGCTTTAATAACACAAGGTTGTTGTATGAATATGGGAAATTACTGTCAACTTTTATCACCTGGTCAGAGTTTTCTCTCTTAAATACCTCTATCAGcataaagaattattttatatgtataatataaaaagCTCCCCCTGAAGATATAGACCATTTTTATTCACTTCAGTTTGTAACCAGGGGTTGGCATATGGTATATATGTCTtcaacatgtatttttaatttaataaatacatatttttaatctttaagatCTGCAACAGTTTCCCTATTCTCATCGACTATTTCCCAGGGAGTCAtaacaaagtatttaaaaattttgcttatGTGAGAAGCTATGTTTTGGAGAAAGTAAAAGAACATCAAGCAACTCTGGACATTAACAATCCTCGGGACTTCATTGATTGTTTCCTGATCAAAATGGAACAGGTAAAATGTTGATGACAGATTGGTTATCTATTTGCCTGAAATTTTTTGTTCATTAACTTGTTCTGTACTTATTAGGGATGTTTAATGGTTAGAGAAGAAATGCTTGATTAGCCCTTTGGGTACTATTTGTGCATGGATCTGGATTGAGCATCATGGGAGATTTAAAATTGAATTGTTAAATAACGGATACATGGACCTTGTCTGTTGGGTACTAATAGGCTAGATGAGAAGAAAGAGAACACACATCTCAGGTGAAATGGAAGTGCAGACAagtgagaaattaaaaatactgagcCATAACAGGAAGGTGGGTGTGATCATTTCACATAGCATGTGGGAGAGCGAGAAGGAAGGGTTTTGCCTGCTTGGGTTTCCTGTATGTCCTGAAGCTTGAcgtatatcttcaaatatttacaAT
Encoded here:
- the LOC138427947 gene encoding cytochrome P450 2C18-like isoform X2 codes for the protein MDLAVVLVLCLSCLLLLSLWKQSSGKGKLPPGPTPLPILGNILQLDVKNIGKSLSNLSNTYGPVFTVYFGLRPAVVLHGYEAVKEALIDQGEEFSGRGNPPMSQRVNKGYGIIFSNGKRWKETRRFCLMTLRNFGMGKRSIEDRVQEEARCLVEELRKTNGSPCDPTFLLGCAPCNVICSIIFQNRFDYTDQNFRNLLEKFNENLRIVSSPWIQICNSFPILIDYFPGSHNKVFKNFAYVRSYVLEKVKEHQATLDINNPRDFIDCFLIKMEQEKHNQEMEFTFENLIASVFDLFGAGTETTSTTLRYGLLLLLKHPEVTAKVQEEIDRVIGRHRSPCMQDRSHMPYMDAVVHEIQRYIDLVPTNLPHAVTRDVKFRNYLIPKGTTIVTSLSSVLHDDKEFPNPEVFDPAHFLDESGNFKKSDYFMAFSAGF